A single region of the Brassica rapa cultivar Chiifu-401-42 chromosome A03, CAAS_Brap_v3.01, whole genome shotgun sequence genome encodes:
- the LOC103859917 gene encoding uncharacterized protein LOC103859917 isoform X3, whose product MGNCLGHNNDLSGKEKDNLETERPVELFEEGKMSNIKEEERESSTERESNVVRIKVVVTKEELRQILGHTKGINISRAYEEDKELSDESWSPTLESIPENHY is encoded by the coding sequence ATGGGGAACTGCCTGGGACACAACAATGACCTTAGCGGAAAAGAGAAAGATAATCTCGAGACCGAGCGGCCGGTTGAGTTATTTGAAGAAGGTAAAATGAGTAATATTAAGGAAGAAGAGAGGGAAAGCTCAACAGAAAGAGAGTCAAACGTGGTGAGGATTAAAGTTGTGGTGACAAAAGAAGAACTAAGACAAATCTTGGGTCACACGAAAGGTATCAACATCTCCAGGGCTTATGAAGAAGACAAAGAACTAAGTGATGAAAGTTGGAGTCCCACGTTAGAAAGCATTCCTGAAAATCATTATTGA
- the LOC103859917 gene encoding uncharacterized protein LOC103859917 isoform X2, with the protein MLRRVKRSLHVLSLFLILNCIYTHTNHIVSCLSLFIYTICIEDISMGNCLGHNNDLSGKEKDNLETERPVELFEEGKMSNIKEEERESSTERESNVVRIKVVVTKEELRQILGHTKGINISRAYEEDKELSDESWSPTLESIPENHY; encoded by the coding sequence ATGCTCAGGCGCGTAAAACGCTCTCTGCATgtgctctctctctttctcattcTCAATTGTATATACACACACACCAACCACATAGTTTCAtgtctctctctttttatttatactaTATGCATTGAAGACATATCAATGGGGAACTGCCTGGGACACAACAATGACCTTAGCGGAAAAGAGAAAGATAATCTCGAGACCGAGCGGCCGGTTGAGTTATTTGAAGAAGGTAAAATGAGTAATATTAAGGAAGAAGAGAGGGAAAGCTCAACAGAAAGAGAGTCAAACGTGGTGAGGATTAAAGTTGTGGTGACAAAAGAAGAACTAAGACAAATCTTGGGTCACACGAAAGGTATCAACATCTCCAGGGCTTATGAAGAAGACAAAGAACTAAGTGATGAAAGTTGGAGTCCCACGTTAGAAAGCATTCCTGAAAATCATTATTGA
- the LOC103859917 gene encoding beta-taxilin isoform X1 — protein sequence MDSPHSNLLAAADPPPVTDEQNRDDVPIEKAEKPRTFPFPLSEETDGNDDDVDDLIKGSSKLSLEHKKSSLPPLPPRALSKWSTQHPNLCKHKATDSLKPRKHEEVEITKRKSSKNMFKSEKEFFELMLKYQRVISERDSAITVRDKLESLCRELQRQNKMLMEECKRVSTEEQTLRSDLSTKFQEAINVVELSHKQP from the exons ATGGACTCACCGCACTCGAATTTGCTAGCTGCTGCTGACCCACCTCCGGTGACCGACGAACAAAATCGTGATGATGTCCCAATCGAGAAAGCAGAGAAGCCCAGGACTTTTCCCTTTCCGTTGTCTGAAGAAACAGATGGTAATGACGACGACGTTGATGACCTAATCAAGGGCTCGAGCAAGCTTAGCTTAGAGCATAAAAAATcatctcttcctcctcttcctcctcgaGCAT tATCAAAATGGTCTACTCAACATCCAAACTTGTGCAAGCACAAGGCAACGGATTCGCTCAAACCCAGAAAACAC GAGGAAGTGGAGATTACTAAGCGTAAGAGTTCAAAGAACATGTTCAAATCAGAAAAGGAGTTTTTTGAATTAATGCTCAAGTATCAACGAGTCATTTCTGAAAGAGATTCTG CTATTACTGTCCGTGACAAGCTTGAGTCACTTTGTAGAGAGTTACAACGCCAAAACAAAATGTTGATG GAAGAATGCAAGCGGGTGTCGACTGAGGAACAGACTTTAAGATCAGATTTGTCGACCAAGTTCCAGGAAGCAATTAACGTAGTTGAACTGTCACACAAGCAACCGTGA